Sequence from the Amphiprion ocellaris isolate individual 3 ecotype Okinawa chromosome 1, ASM2253959v1, whole genome shotgun sequence genome:
GTTGTGCTAAGCTTGCAGCCACCATTAACCAACCTTATATACAGTAACTGTAAtaaaatggatggatagatgtcaagacaataaagttaatttgcatattgtctaaaacaaaaatagacagcTTTCTTTCATACAAATTACACTTTTCATCACAAGCACAACCCACCTTAATACTTAATACTTCTTTACCCTCCTTTGATTGTGGTATCATTATGTTTTCAGTCACTACTACTAAACATTATTTGTAGCCCATCTCTCAAAAAATGTAGCTAGGCCAAATCTGGCCAGTCTTGATCTGCTTGCCATTGATGGCTATAAAAACAATGATGTAGTTATTCAAAACCACATTATTGATGTATACTCTAGATTTATTACAGCCAACCACATCTCGGAGCAGATCATTCTATGAAAGCGTGTCAGTCATATGCATGGCACactattttatcttttatagtAGAGCGTACCCATGTAATTTAATAGTCATAAAACACCATCATGAAATCCTGTTTGGTTTTTCTGGCTTTGAACATCATGTGATTTAATGAAGAGCACTATTTATGATTGTATTCATAGGACATGAGGaaatctgtttctgtctcctttaaaatgactgacagaATACTCCCCCTGATAGCGTGTGATACTTTAAATTGTATCACATCAACTCAATAAATAATTCCACTAATTAAAACTACAAAGGCgaaattgtgtgattttgacTACGTTTTCAAAGTACTACGTTACATTGGTATTTTGAACAAGCACtgattaaaacagaaacagaaagcaatTATATGAGAAGCCATGGGACCAAAATGACTGAGAAATTCATGCAGACGTGGCGGAATATAATAAAGAAACTGCGATATGAAACAGTGATTCGgaggtgaaaatgaaaagacgaaaaaaaaaacccagtggACGTAAACACAACGTAGATCACGTGACTACAACCAGGAAGTAGCTTGAGCGTCAGCAACAAAAGGTGAGTGTGCAGTTCTTCTGAAAAGTCTTCAGTTGTCTTAGCTTTTCTGAATGGTATTTGATTCCATTTTGTGAATAAACTGTTTCGAACCGGTTATGTTATTCAAAACTTAAGCCTTCAATCTCGCAAATCGGCACGTTTCTCTAGTAAACGCTAGCAGCTAACCGGGGTTGCGAACAGAGCTTTCCATTTCAAAATCACACGGAAAGATAAACATGAAAGCATAGACTGTATGCATGAAAGTAAACGTGTCCCTGTGAGTGGTAAGGAGACAAAGAGTCGTATCcttacatgaaaacacagcGAAGTTATAAATGATGCCAGTAATTACCGATTTAGTCAGTGTAGTTGTTGTCTGTGTCACCGTGTTAaagctgtgtgtttgtacagGGAGACATGACCTCTTCAGAATGGCACCTGTCTTTAAAGCTGGTGGATCAGCCCAAGTCCACCTTCCACTTCCCAGAGATGATGCCAGGAGATGTACCACCTGGAGGATACAGAGTCGCTACCTTAAAACAGCTCGTAGCAGCTCAGCTCCCAGACTCCATCCCAGACCCTGAACTAATAGGTCTGTACGgctgtggcgttttttttttttttttatcaatggtttttttattgaattttcaaACAAGAAAGTGAACAGTCTATAGATTTCCTTTGTGCATTACACATCAGTATGAGGTGAAAAGTAGTAGTGAAAACAAATTATATGCAGAATATTTATACAGTGATAACCCAAAACCCCAAAAGtgaagaaacaaataaacaaaaacaaaacaaacggCTGTGGCGTTTTAAcataatacattagctgttaaTGAAATATTGCCGTCTGTGCGCACATCCGGTAAGAAAATTTCACCACTGTGTTTTTAGTGATCATTTCTTAAGACAAAGGGCTGCATGATTGTGTTACTTGTCCCTGATAAAGTTCTGTTCCTGTGTTTACCAGAGCTGGTCCACTGTGGGCGAAGACTTAAGGATGATTTAACTCTGGATGCCTGCGGGATTCAACCAGGATCCACCTTACACATCCTCAAGAAGACGTGGCCCGAGCCAGAGAGCAGTTCAGGTCTGTGTGCCATTTGAGCATCAAACTTGCTTTTAACTATACTGTGAGTAACACTGATACTTTGATTGAACACacgtgtgtttttctttttctagagCCTGTAAacagagcaacagcagccagagagtTCAGGGTGTTTCATGCTGCTCTTCATTCTCTCAACTCTGCCTACAGAGACTCGGTGAGTAGaggatgcacacacagacactacTTGAGCTCTTTAAGTATTACATTTTAACCGTTGGAGCACATTGGTTCTTCATCACCTGCTAATGTGCCATTCTTTTTGGGACAATATCTGAGCCTTCTGTTAAAAGTGAAGGGTCGGGATTTGGGGTGAGTGCTGAATctaattcatatatatatattttttgcattatatGAAAAATGCTTATATCAAGTTCTGAACTTCCTTTGCTCTCTGTTAAAGCACTAACAGTGGGAACTAGTTCTCTTTAGTCATGGCACTAATGTAAGGTTTTGCCATTTCCTTGGAAATGGCAAAACCTTACATTAGCAGTTGACCTTACGAAATGAGTCAGTAGTCATGCTACTTCAGTGACATAGAAGTGGTTTGGTTTACCTAAATCTGTGCTACGTAAACTTTGTGAAAGTCctgtttgaacaaaaaaatggcaGCACCTGAAACTAAATCATGTAGTGGGAGGGAAGCAATATGCACCTCTTCAAGATGTGGCACAGCTAAAAAGCAGCTAACCTGACTTTCTGGGATCATTGTGTATGACAAGACAGGGCAGTGGTGAAAGGAGACTACCCAAGTGTTGGTACTGCACATCGGGAAAGCATGATATCTATTTACATCATAATAAAGCCTGGCTTTGCTAGTACTGACAGTCTGTCCCAAATATGAACCATCTCACTGAAAATATTATGGGGAGGTAGCACtgtacagtttttgtcatttgtttttgttgcacagctgctcctgctgcttttgtttacaTATGTAAAAGTATAATAGCTTACAACTGCtgcttttcatttgttgttcttGTACATACAGCCCTGTAGGCATGtagtttaaatgaagaaaataatgtttgaattttgttttgagttgaatttatgtagagggaaaaaaataagtgaaatcaTGGTTCAGCGATAAGATGGAAGGAATTCACTTGATCTACTGGCCACATCACTCTAGCTTTaaagtgttgttttatgttcagTCACATCTAAATTGCGGTTCACACCAATGTCACTGTATAGTACACATCTTGATTAAATCCTTTTAGTTGTGtttcaccagttttttttttttttttttttttaaacttcatctTATCTTCTCCTCAATCCAAAGCTTGTATAAAGGTTTCTAACGAAGGCCATAGGCTATCCTTCACCGGGCAGTGCAGGAATGCTATGGGGTGGCTGCATTCGTCTAATATCTGTGCACGAGTCCTTGACTGGGACATTATTTGGCACGAGTGACTGGATTATTTGCCAGTGTCCTTCGGGTGCTGTCACACCTGTATTCACAGCTGTTTACTTCTGACTGGACCACCCCTGATGCATTTCAGAGCTATGAGTGAACAGGACCCCAGACAGCTTGGAGCTGGTCAAAGATTATCCTCAACAGGAACAGGTTTAGCTTTTAAAGCTTGGCAGCTCTCCATGGCAGACACCTATCAGCATGTTGGCTTGACTGATGAAGAGACAGGAAGATACTGAGATAAACAGCTTTGAGTAATTCACTCATATTGATGTTAATTCATGGATGTTGGCACAAATTCCTGTAGATGGAGAGATCCTCAACAAGTGTTTCATGAAGAAATGCAGTGACAATGAACTTGTATGTAATTCCTGCATAGATGTTTAGTGGTGTAAATGTgtataaataacattttctgtctttccccAACACTTAGGTATATAAAATGCTGACAAACAAAGAGTCCTTGGATCAGATCATTGTAGCCACGCCAGGGCTCAGGTCAGACCCAGTTGCACTAGGTAAGGCCATTTTCAGTTCTACACCGTGCCATTTCACcatacaaaaatgcaaatagtaaCATTCCCATTTAAAACATCCAGGAGTGCTCCAAGACAAAGATCTCTTTGTGCAGTTCACGGACCCGAATATGCTGGACGTGTGAGTGTGGCTTTTCTGCTCTCAGCTCGTTCACGACACATAATATTTGATGAAAGTACAGCGGACGGTCATTTAAATTTTCATCTCCTCTTCCCTGTCTGTCGCATAGATTAATCAGTTCACACCCAGCCCTCGTCAATGCCATCATCCTGGTCCTGCACTCCGTGGCGGGCAGCATGCCCGCTCAGTCCAGCGCCAGCTCTTCTCGCAATGTGTCTGCCAGTTCTTACGGCGATATGCCAGGTAAGCAAGAAGAAGCTTCAGCAAAGGCAGACAGAGTTTATGAAAAGCAAGAGAGGATCACTGCCAGTTGTAGACAGCTGGACTGAAGCAGCAACGTATTGATGAAATATAAATACTTTCACCCACGTTACTGTCTAAACAGagtttttgctttattgttgtgtttttgtaatcatctagtttgtctttttttgacattttgttgttttctgtcagggGGCTTCATGTTTGAGGGAATGTCTGATGATGAGGAAGAATTCCAGTCTGTAAGTCAACAGTTAAGCTCAACATCAGACGGTATGTACAGGAAAACTGATGCTAATGGCGTCATTCGTGCTCTTAAATGTGTGCGACAGGGGAGCCCGGCGGGTCCCTCCAACAGAGGCGGGGTCTCAGCAGGAATGAGACCAGTTTCTCTGAGCCACAGCGGAGCAACAGGCCCTCGACCTATAACGCAGAGTGAGCTGGCTACTGCTCTGGCCCTCGCTAGCACTCCTGACAGCAGCGCTGTCACGCCAACAACAGCAAGTCAGGTGAGATTTATTCACAGTTTGAGAAATATACTCAGACACATGAATAATTCTTTGAAACAATGTAGATGAAAATATGGCACATCAAAGGTATTTGTATATTTGAAAAACATGATTCCCTGCTGCTGCATCgctattctttcatttttcttttctttgattaaGACGGACCCCTCCAGTGGTGTAGCCCCCATGCCAGCAGGGACCCCAGTCAGTAATGATCTCTTCAGCCAGGCACTACAGCAAGCTCTGCAAGCCACCAACATGTCTGCTCTACAGGTGAGCTAACCGACTAAATCCCTCGTATTCATTTCACGAAGGggataataatatttaaaatggcttttgGCCGTTTTATTCTTTGTTGGTATCAGCATCAGCTACCCACTGCAGTTTGTATTGTTTCGACTACTTGGTCTTTGGATAAAAGACTTTTCTCTGAATGTGTCTCTGTTTTGCCAGGGCCGCTGGCAGTCCCAGATGCAGCAGCTTCGGGACATGGGGATCCAGGATGAGGAGCTGATGCTGAGGGCGCTGCAGGCCACAGATGGTGACATCCAGGCTGCCCTGGAGCTCATATTTGCGGGAGGCCCAGGACTCTGAGTCCAAGCCCCACGGACAAAGCCTTTTATAGAGGAGAGAGCAGGAAAAATCTGGTCACCCTGCTGCCCAGGAAGGATAGGCAAATGTTAACTCACAGTATATAGAGTTCTTATTGTTCCTCTATTTAACTGGAAACACACTGTACTGACAGAGCAGTATCAGCCGTGCTCCACAGGACTCGACACCTACAGCTTTTTCTTATTAATGTGACAAAATGGTTAATAAATTGAATCATGTTTACATCATCAGCGtcatgtgtgtttgctcagatttgaaatttcttgttttattgtgcAACATATAACACGCTCCAACATAACCATTATTAGGCTGCAGtattaaatatgtcatgtagtttcagtttttgctgGTTCTAAAACATcttaattcacaaaaaatatatatcttagAAGGAATTATTAAGTCTTACATTTGACTTATAAAGGTCTTGGATACTATTTTTCCTTCCAGCTGAAGACACTAACATCAGCAGAGTTgccatgaaatgaatgaattcctaatgAGCGAGTGTTGATTTTCGCAGCAGCTTAAATTAACAAATTCATTATGGTTGAACTGATTTCTTCCACTAAACTCACTGGGCTCGAGTGACAACAGATTACAAGAATATGGAGCCCTGgatatacaaaaataaacccCAACTCCTATATAGGACACccttttctgttcattttagtctctttggagtcattttttgttgttgcaattaaatgtcattaaatatGGCATCTTAAATGAACACTGCAGAAACGCATTACATTCCTGTTACCCAGCATTACGCAGCCTGCTTGGTTGATGTAATCCCCCTATTTGCACACTAGATGGcaatgctgtaatattttagTTGACCTGACTGGTTATCAtcctgtgtttttcttcctttcccaaattaaaaatcacattgTTTACCCCAGCCAGACAGCTGCACAGCCtgagtctgtttctgtctgaggtttcttcctgttaaataAGAGAGTTTTTTCCTCCCTACTATCACCATGTCCTTGTTTCTATCTCTAACACAATATTGTCCTGAGATTACACGTTAGGATTTGGTGCTGTAAGaacaacactgaaactgatgAGCCCTCTGTGGAACATGTCTGGGTAAAATGGTTTGTATTGTATGCTTTAATTTGTCAAAGATGAAATTACGCTCCGACAGGCAGGGACATGAAAGAAGAAGTTGCACAGATCGCTTTATTAACATCCTCTGATGGCTTTGCTTGCCTGAGCATTGTCACCGTTAGCTGagccctctttttttttcttcctccgcAGCCTTATTACAGACAGATACATTTGCTTTGTCTTGTTGTCTCCCATCAGGGTATTTTAGGGGAGCACATATTGCCTGCACACCCCCCCAACCACCACCACCTACTGTCCTCCCATCTACAGTAATTGCCCTGCTTAGTTTTATTACTGCATCTGTGAATGTGACAGCTCAATCAGCGGATTGGCCTTTCATGAGCACAGCACCCAAACAGCGCTTTGTGTCCGTCTGTCCCCATTACCGTTTTATATGCATGCACACCTGCGGGCAATTTCCACCTCCAACAGCCTCCAagggtattttaaaaataaagcatttccATTGTGCTGAAGGAAACAGTGTCACGGCGTCGACAGAACAATTGTGACTAAAAGTGTCATTGCCTTTCTGGCAAATTAAAAAGGAGACAGTTGTGGCtgctcagaaagaaaaaaaaatagtgtaatttgaaaccaagcaggaaaaatgcaacttgttttttctttagctTTTCTACTGAGCTACTGACTGAAATCAGACGTAATCTTAGTTAGAGCCTGCATTCAGTCTACTATAtcatatttgctgttttaagTGCATAAGCCACTAGCTTTCATAATATTCTAAACAATTTACTGGGGAAAATCACCATGTGAAGTTGTCATGGAGACGCTGGATGGTGTACCACACATATGATATAGGAAGGATGTTATTAAGCACCATATTTAGATCCTTTCATTGTCAGGAGTGAGAGTAGTATTGACTGTAAGTAATCTCTTAGGAGCTTGTCTTTATAGTGGAAATGACAGAGCACTATATGGACTGTTGGACCGCTCTTCCTTCACGTCTCTATATAGGTAGATAGATACTGTGAGATCAATAATAATATGCAAGGCCTTCACCGCTCTCCAACACTCGGTATTAGAGCTGCGAAGAGTCACATTCTTgtaagtgtttgtgtttgttctatTCATTTCTCAGATGTTACCGCAATGATGTGGTGAAAGATGCATAACTGTGAGAAACCACTCCAGAGAGCAGCTTAAACAACTGGAAAGGCCTTCCTCATGAATGGAACCTGGAGCTTGAAGCTGCCACAAATGTGCCCAATTACTCCAACAGTGACCTCAGATTCAGGTAACGAGTGGGGTTCTGCACCACGCCATTACGGGCAATATATTAAGCCAATAGGACTCATCAGTCCCAGGCCTTTTGAAACGATGTAAGAGCTCGCCTAATCAAGCCTTCACAGACGAGCAGAACAATACTATTCTCTGGAGATGAAATCCTCCAAAGTGCCATATGGATAGAGTTGGTATAATGCTCCCCATCCGCTTTTGTCTTTCTGAATGGAAGCAACTCGTGTGTTATTAACATAAGGTCTGTTACCTGAGATTGCTTTCCGCCCGGCGTGACTGAGCGGAATATGAAATGAGCTTCTGATGGACATGAGGCCATTTTATCCCCTAGTGGCCCATTCATTGCTTTCAAGCAATGCTTTTATTCTTTCCCCTTCTTTTTAAAGccctcttttttttgtccacaaaagCTTCTTTGATGCATTTCATCCCAGGTGCT
This genomic interval carries:
- the LOC111571657 gene encoding ubiquitin-like protein 7 codes for the protein MTSSEWHLSLKLVDQPKSTFHFPEMMPGDVPPGGYRVATLKQLVAAQLPDSIPDPELIELVHCGRRLKDDLTLDACGIQPGSTLHILKKTWPEPESSSEPVNRATAAREFRVFHAALHSLNSAYRDSVYKMLTNKESLDQIIVATPGLRSDPVALGVLQDKDLFVQFTDPNMLDVLISSHPALVNAIILVLHSVAGSMPAQSSASSSRNVSASSYGDMPGGFMFEGMSDDEEEFQSGSPAGPSNRGGVSAGMRPVSLSHSGATGPRPITQSELATALALASTPDSSAVTPTTASQTDPSSGVAPMPAGTPVSNDLFSQALQQALQATNMSALQGRWQSQMQQLRDMGIQDEELMLRALQATDGDIQAALELIFAGGPGL